A section of the Triticum dicoccoides isolate Atlit2015 ecotype Zavitan chromosome 7A, WEW_v2.0, whole genome shotgun sequence genome encodes:
- the LOC119333021 gene encoding uncharacterized protein LOC119333021 isoform X2: MWCQDSHMKLCEKNTECAKQQKNPHTTGRKSHARLQKEMEIKRKAPIHKIDLWDEAHKKKDGNYTSDNVKTIMDAANEELKKRKMDHNGSLSTDDYSEAFKGALAEKAKLRGYYDEKYWSGVNVSQGITFVGKSDQDNLQFEVRMVKDNVEDVKDDVKDVKGDVKDVKGDVGDVRGQLAMIAAFLAKKFPGESLRNEVDSPTENYQDTLPKRDNHLQCESYNVLKQSNNDVQEPRTTMQEPQQTKSKEGCGSAPLPHEHVITKNAHAENNLAVQQGGPEPSLRLHQVTKQDKVEVVLYSMNSRNKDKLVAKGTLASKEKTYVVGGSMLGVEYVAVLVRGCTYLGDEKLVRPYEKFQTVRDAMGSVIAWPRSHVKIVRPTPPAQPESIGR, encoded by the exons ATGTGGTGTCAGGATTCACACATG AAGTTATGCGAGAAAAACACAGAGTGTGCAAAGCAACAAAAGAATCCACACACAACCGGGAGAAAAAGCCATGCCAGGCTACAAAAAGAGATG GAAATCAAAAGGAAAGCACCGATCCACAAGATTGACCTTTGGGATGAAGCTCATAAGAAAAAAGATGGCAATTACACAAGCGACAATGTGAAGACAATAATG GATGCAGCTAATGAGGAgttaaaaaaaaggaaaatggaTCACAATGGTAGCCTTTCCACTGACGATTACAGTGAGGCCTTTAAAGGTGCACTTGCTGAAAAGGCAAAACTTCGAGGTTACTATGATGAAAAGTATTGGAGCGGAGTAAATGTTTCTCAAGGAATAACTTTTGTTGGGAAGTCTGATCAAGACAATCTTCAGTTTGAAGTACGCATGGTCAAAGATAATGTAGAAGATGTCAAAGATGATGTAAAGGATGTCAAAGGTGATGTAAAGGACGTCAAAGGTGATGTAGGGGATGTTAGAGGTCAGCTGGCTATGATTGCTGCATTCCTTGCCAAAAAGTTTCCTGGAGAGAGTTTGAGAAATGAAGTGGATTCTCCAACAGAAAATTATCAA GACACTCTACCTAAAAGAGATAACCATCTCCAGTGTGAATCTTATAATGTCCTCAAACAATCAAATAATGATGTGCAGGAGCCACGAACTACAATGCAG GAGCCGCAACAAACCAAATCAAAAGAGGGTTGTGGCAGTGCACCTTTACCACATGAACATGTGATCACTAAG AATGCCCATGCTGAAAATAATCTTGCCGTGCAGCAAGGTGGTCCTGAACCAAGTTTACGACTTCACCAAGTTACTAAGCAG GATAAAGTTGAAGTCGTGTTGTATTCAATGAACTCGAGAAACAAAGACAAACTCGTGGCCAAAGGAACTTTAGCCAGTAAAGAGAAAACATATGTGGTTGGAGGAAGCATGCTTGGTGTGGAATACGTTGCAGTTCTTGTTCGCGGTTGTACATATCTAGGAGATGAGAAACTAGTTAGACCATATGAAAAATTCCAAACAGTAAGGGATGCTATGGGTTCTGTTATTGCTTGGCCTCGCTCACAT GTAAAAATAGTTAGGCCAACTCCTCCAGCACAACCAGAAAGCATTG GGCGGTGA
- the LOC119333818 gene encoding uncharacterized protein LOC119333818 — translation MDRGWMSQPRASAAYKDGVEQFLTFAFRDVPAGDRILCPCVNCRNKAMQSYDGVKSHLRCDGILQGYTKWVCHGEDYSEPSFAFAHVLDNSGNLSIPGIPRNVVGESSHGRLDDMPGLLSAVFAMANSCESLSSTSDGELDGLEFENMEPNSVEDENADAQTSKKPDTYASFLEDANTELYPGCNAFSKLSFLITLYHMKCLHGWTQESFTTLLGVLSDAFPEAQIPKKYYELALGYR, via the exons ATGGATCGAGGTTGGATGAGTCAACCAAGAGCTAGTGCTGCTTACAAAGATGGTGTCGAGCAATTTCTGACTTTTGCATTCCGTGATGTTCCGGCCGGTGATAGAATTCTTTGTCCTTGTGTAAATTGCCGAAATAAAGCTATGCAGAGTTATGATGGAGTGAAGAGTCACTTGAGATGTGATGGTATTCTTCAAGGTTACACTAAGTGGGTTTGCCATGGAGAGGATTACAGTGAACCATCATTTGCATTTGCTCATGTATTAGATAACAGTGGCAATCTTTCTATTCCTGGCATCCCAAGGAATGTTGTTGGAGAAAGCAGCCATGGAAGGTTGGATGACATGCCAGGACTCTTAAGTGCCGTCTTTGCTATGGCTAACAGTTGTGAATCTTTATCAAGCACATCTGATGGTGAATTAGATGGCCTTGAATTTGAGAATATGGAACCAAATTCAGTTGAGGATGAGAATGCAGATGCTCAAACAAGTAAGAAACCTGATACATATGCAAGCTTCTTGGAGGATGCAAACACAGAGTTATACCCTGGATGTAATGCATTTtctaagttgtcatttctcatcACCTTGTATCACATGAAATGCTTACATGGATGGACACAAGAATCATTTACAACGCTACTTGGTGTTTTGTCTGATGCATTTCCAGAGGCACAAATACCAAAGAAGTACTATGAG CTCGCGTTGGGTTACAGATGA
- the LOC119332070 gene encoding uncharacterized protein LOC119332070 — MSHDSGHVTQNSGVVNIAENGVRYYGRLTDIFELSYNDYKVVFFNCDWYDVYHKVGIQTDEFGFILVNKSRKIHTGDQLEDDPFVFSSQVQQVFYVQDPKAELWNVVVEVRPRDLFDMGDEESSDETD, encoded by the coding sequence ATGAGTCATGACTCAGGGCATGTCACACAAAATAGTGGTGTAGTGAACATTGCAGAAAATGGTGTTCGATATTATGGCAGATTAACTGACATATTTGAATTGTCCTATAATGATTACAAGGTGGTGTTCTTTAATTGTGATTGGTATGATGTCTACCACAAAGTTGGCATTCAAACCGATGAGTTTGGGTTCATTCTTGTGAACAAGTCTCGGAAAATACACACAGGAGATCAGTTAGAGGATgatccttttgtattttcttcccAGGTGCAGCAGGTTTTCTATGTTCAAGATCCAAAAGCTGAACTATGGAATGTAGTAGTGGAAGTCAGGCCTCGTGACCTTTTTGACATGGGTGATGAAGAATCATCAGATGAAACAGATTAG
- the LOC119332069 gene encoding uncharacterized protein LOC119332069 has protein sequence MRWHDEGRTKDGKIRHPADAECWKDLDARYPDFAADPRNLRLGIGSDGVNPFRSMSSKHSTWPVMLIPYNLPPWICMKETSLILSMIIPGPASPGNDIDIYLQPLIDELLQLWDGVDTFDASSQETFPLKAALLWTLNDFPALAYLYGWSTSGKYGCPSCGPSTRSFRLNKSMKLCYMGHRRWLPQGHIFRNRRRQEFDGTKETELAPTTMSGTSALKMLQGRVFVLGKKANVAKKAKGGKKKKNSEKETENYQEPKRKRKAGNKKSIKNQDHLSG, from the exons ATGCGTTGGCACGACGAGGGTCGTACCAAAGATGGAAAGATACGGCATCCGGCTGATGCCgagtgttggaaagatcttgatgcTAGATACCCCGATTTTGCTGCTGATCCTCGTAATCTGCGCCTTGGCATTGGAAGTGATGGAGTTAACCCTTTCCGGAGTATGAGTTCAAAACATAGTACCTGGCCAGTGATGCTTATCCCGTACAACCTACCGCCTTGGATTTGCATGAAAGAAACATCTCTAATTTTATCAATGATCATTCCTGGACCAGCTTCCCCTGGGAATGACATTGATATATATTTGCAGCCACTGATTGATGAGCTCTTACAATTATGGGATGGTGTAGACACATTTGACGCTTCCTCGCAGGAGACATTTCCTCTCAAGGCTGCACTATTATGGACTTTAAATGATTTTCCGGCATTAGCTTACCTGTACGGTTGGAGCACAAGTGGTAAATATGGGTGTCCATCATGTGGTCCTTCTACAAGATCATTTCGCCTAAATAAGAGTATGAAACTTTGTTATATGGGCCACCGTCGCTGGTTACCACAGGGTCACATATTTCGAAACCGAAGGAGGCAAGAGTTTGATGGCACTAAAGAGACTGAACTGGCACCGACAACTATGAGTGGTACTTCAGCTTTGAAAATGTTGCAAGGCAGAGTGTTTGTGTTAGGCAAAAAAGCCAATGTAGCCAAGAAAGCAAAGGGcggaaagaagaaaaaaaacagtGAAAAAGAAACTGAAAATTATCAAGAACCGAAGCGTAAAAGGAAGGCAGGCAACAAGAAGTCAATTAAGAACCAAG ATCATTTGTCCGGCTGA
- the LOC119333021 gene encoding uncharacterized protein LOC119333021 isoform X1: MWCQDSHMKLCEKNTECAKQQKNPHTTGRKSHARLQKEMEIKRKAPIHKIDLWDEAHKKKDGNYTSDNVKTIMDAANEELKKRKMDHNGSLSTDDYSEAFKGALAEKAKLRGYYDEKYWSGVNVSQGITFVGKSDQDNLQFEVRMVKDNVEDVKDDVKDVKGDVKDVKGDVGDVRGQLAMIAAFLAKKFPGESLRNEVDSPTENYQDTLPKRDNHLQCESYNVLKQSNNDVQEPRTTMQEPQQTKSKEGCGSAPLPHEHVITKNAHAENNLAVQQGGPEPSLRLHQVTKQNAHAQNSNATKPCGHHQVTKQDKVEVVLYSMNSRNKDKLVAKGTLASKEKTYVVGGSMLGVEYVAVLVRGCTYLGDEKLVRPYEKFQTVRDAMGSVIAWPRSHVKIVRPTPPAQPESIGR; the protein is encoded by the exons ATGTGGTGTCAGGATTCACACATG AAGTTATGCGAGAAAAACACAGAGTGTGCAAAGCAACAAAAGAATCCACACACAACCGGGAGAAAAAGCCATGCCAGGCTACAAAAAGAGATG GAAATCAAAAGGAAAGCACCGATCCACAAGATTGACCTTTGGGATGAAGCTCATAAGAAAAAAGATGGCAATTACACAAGCGACAATGTGAAGACAATAATG GATGCAGCTAATGAGGAgttaaaaaaaaggaaaatggaTCACAATGGTAGCCTTTCCACTGACGATTACAGTGAGGCCTTTAAAGGTGCACTTGCTGAAAAGGCAAAACTTCGAGGTTACTATGATGAAAAGTATTGGAGCGGAGTAAATGTTTCTCAAGGAATAACTTTTGTTGGGAAGTCTGATCAAGACAATCTTCAGTTTGAAGTACGCATGGTCAAAGATAATGTAGAAGATGTCAAAGATGATGTAAAGGATGTCAAAGGTGATGTAAAGGACGTCAAAGGTGATGTAGGGGATGTTAGAGGTCAGCTGGCTATGATTGCTGCATTCCTTGCCAAAAAGTTTCCTGGAGAGAGTTTGAGAAATGAAGTGGATTCTCCAACAGAAAATTATCAA GACACTCTACCTAAAAGAGATAACCATCTCCAGTGTGAATCTTATAATGTCCTCAAACAATCAAATAATGATGTGCAGGAGCCACGAACTACAATGCAG GAGCCGCAACAAACCAAATCAAAAGAGGGTTGTGGCAGTGCACCTTTACCACATGAACATGTGATCACTAAG AATGCCCATGCTGAAAATAATCTTGCCGTGCAGCAAGGTGGTCCTGAACCAAGTTTACGACTTCACCAAGTTACTAAGCAG AATGCTCATGCTCAAAATAGCAATGCAACCAAGCCATGTGGTCATCACCAAGTCACTAAGCAG GATAAAGTTGAAGTCGTGTTGTATTCAATGAACTCGAGAAACAAAGACAAACTCGTGGCCAAAGGAACTTTAGCCAGTAAAGAGAAAACATATGTGGTTGGAGGAAGCATGCTTGGTGTGGAATACGTTGCAGTTCTTGTTCGCGGTTGTACATATCTAGGAGATGAGAAACTAGTTAGACCATATGAAAAATTCCAAACAGTAAGGGATGCTATGGGTTCTGTTATTGCTTGGCCTCGCTCACAT GTAAAAATAGTTAGGCCAACTCCTCCAGCACAACCAGAAAGCATTG GGCGGTGA